One genomic segment of Plasmodium cynomolgi strain B DNA, chromosome 14, whole genome shotgun sequence includes these proteins:
- a CDS encoding hypothetical protein (putative), with the protein MEDNHEKLDKSLSTEHEHTGTGRKQQLNIKISTFILFIKISVYALFICSLYYSNHGTFSKPRNTQCNQWNKPSLKSRALVEQGPAYINKYSKINEYSKLCHMHDDYPTFNEETYFRRDLAAFKSKWDKRTSQPLHNLISKIKSAPTNFLDEKRRSSEKGIENNGKGINIPNVVTKKPGRVIEEPVEVIEYHEATTEDPDEESIYFDAEIDEQEILDEEEQRLKNYLDSYLEDEIHLKNIHKFIQETEECTRKYKKKKYDFFKNIIALRKRFKKIINSIKHRLVKHMTYRKHHLIKLLIFTINWFFSKLLP; encoded by the exons ATGGAAGACAATCATGAGAAGCTAGATAAAAGTTTGTCTACTGAACATGAACATACAGGAACTGGAAGAAAGCAACaattgaatataaaaataagtacattcatcctttttataaaaattagtgTCTACgccctttttatttgctcCCTATACTATTCCAACCAT GGCACTTTTTCCAAGCCCCGGAACACCCAATGCAACCAATGGAACAAACCCAGTCTTAAGTCTCGCGCATTAGTAGAACAAGGTCCGGCCTATATTAATAAGTACTCTAAAATTAACgaatattcaaaattatgTCATATGCATGATGATTATCCAACATTTAATGAGGAAACATATTTCAGAAGAGATTTAGCAGCATTTAAATCAAAATGGGATAAAAGGACATCACAACCACTTCACAATTTAATTTCAAAGATTAAAAGTGCCccaacaaattttttagatgAAAAACGTCGTTCTTCTGAAAAAGGGATAGAAAACAATGGTAAGGGCATAAACATTCCTAACGTAGTCACAAAAAAACCTGGGAGAGTGATAGAAGAACCCGTTGAAGTGATAGAATATCACGAAGCAACAACAGAAGACCCTGACGAAGAGAGCATATACTTTGACGCGGAGATAGACGAGCAGGAAATTTTGGATGAAGAAGAGCAACGCCTTAAAAACTATTTAGATTCCTATCTGGAGGATGAAatacacttaaaaaatattcataaatttatacaaGAAACCGAAGAATGTActaggaaatataaaaaaaaaaagtatgatttttttaaaaatattatagcCCTTAGGAAAagattcaaaaaaattattaatagcATTAAACATCGTTTGGTGAAACACATGACATATAGGAAACATCACCTCATTAAACTGCTAATATTTACTATCAACTGGTTCTTTTCCAAATTGCTTCCGTGA